attGTGCGTCTACAatgtaaacttataaaaatCCTCACAAATTTGTGACTACTTTTAGATTCCTAAACTAGGTCATCAGCTAGCAAACAAAAAATGGCACAAGTTTGCTTCCTAAACTAGGTCATTAGCTAGcaaacaaaaaatagcacaagATTGCCCTTCGATGCGCTTACATTGAACTCACAATCACAATCCATCAACATTAGGCAACAAGAGCCAGCAGACAAGAGACAGGTCCCATTTCATTGTCACAGAATTTGTCTAAAGAACCTCTGTTCTTCTTCCTGGATCATCAAGATACCTGAAAGGACATGGACCAATCAAAGAACCCTTTTCCGAGTGTCTCATCTTGTGTGACAATGAGTTCACAGATCAAATTAGGAACAAGTAATAATTTGATTATCAAAGCCACAAATAGCTTATGTCTTATCCTGTGATTTGCTAATTTAGTGAACTTCATAATGGTGCTTTCAATCCGAATACACTGGAAATTGTAGAAAAAGGGAATAAGTCTGTTGGTTAGTACAAATAGTGGAGAAAGGAGAGCGAATGCATAAACTTTTGCCTTTTGTTTGGTGGGGTGGGGGAACCCACACTGATATtcagaaaatggaaaaagaaaacaaaacccatatcTATTTTTTCTCTTACATTGCATTTTCTTTGTACAACATAGAAATACATGCTTCTTTATCTGTCATGATGGAGACGGCAAATATGAGAATAACTAAAGGTTACAACTTAAAATGACCAATTAGGAaatcaaggaaaaaagaatACTAAGATTGGTACCAAAATTACATTTAGCATCTCTCattataaaatttcaacattTCTCACTGCTGTTTGTGACTCCGGATCAGAACTGTGATTGTTCGTCTTGTACTTAAAAGATTGCTGGCTAAACATTCGTGCAAAGGCACTCTTTGATCTTGGAACTGTTTGAGGCCCATTGTTTGATCCACTGTGATCATTCTTTTTGACAAGATTATCGGATAGGGTCTTCACAAGAGCCTCAAAACGACGCCTAAAAGTTGGATACCTTGAGATAGATTTGATGATTCCTTGAAGccttcatcattatttttttaccaaaaaaaaaaaaggataaatgaAGCACAACTAAAAGGggcattaatagaaaaaaaaaattctgggaACTAGGAAGGTTCTGCAAATATTATTCACTTTATTACCTTCGAGCTAATGCATCGAGTTCAGCTCGTTTACGTTCAGATTCAGGTGGTGAGCCAATATTTGAGTTTTTCAATCTCACTGGATCTCCACCCAACAAAACTAACTTGGAGAAATAGTCCTCTTCTGCCTCAGAAAGATTCTCAGCTTTAATCTGATCTTTAAGGATAAGAAGTGGATTAAGAAACCAATCGAAGACGGCATCTTTCGGCCTGTTTGTGCTAGTGACCTCTGTAACCTCGTCAGCTATATCAATCAATTATAAAAGGAATTTCTTTATTAGCCATCAAGACTGCtggaaattataaaaaagaagaatgatacaaaaataatttattttaaaggaaCATATGTAGGAAAGTGCAGCACTACCTAACAATAAACCCACAGCATTGGCTTTTGCAGAGCGCAGGAGCATCTGAAGAAAGCAGTAAGCTGGTAACCCAATGCTAATAACTCTGCTAGACTTGGCACCTTCAATGTCTTCAAGTGTTATTAGTCCTTCAGAAAGCATTATTTCGGCAAGGCGTTGACACTCCTTGAATAAGCTATCAAGTAGCTACAGAGACATGAAAAAACTTTCATTCAGCACCTAAACCATGAGCTAAAAAATTAGGTGTCTTCAAAATTAGAATTATGCAATTAAGTCACGCATCTCAAACACATGCAAATTGGGGGAACTTCATTCCAGAGAGAAGCATTcccttaattttaaatgcaataTATACAAGATACCTCAAGTGGCTTCAACTCAGTCATAGGGTTCTTAATTGATGTTGTGCGGGAAGGAGGATTTCGGAAAGAATTGGGCCTTGAGATAGAAGGTGTACGAGAGGTGGGCTGTAATTGTGCATGTCGATACTTAGGCCTGTTAATATCAGAATTTTATGAGAATCGAGTCACAGTGCATGAAAACTTTTCACAACCAAAGAGAATTAGAGTGCTGAACAAAACCTAGGAAAGATGGATCCTTCTGGCATGTCAAGAACATCATTGCTATATTCATCATATATGGACAACGCTGCAACAATATAGCAAAGACCAAACCAAAACGAGGACTCCTGTAATCCAAAGACCAAACAATCAATTTATGTCACCTGCAATCTATGCAACCGGGACACCGACAAAAGGTCTCGCTATCTCATATGATCTCAAAGTCTCTGACATGAGAATCATAATTTGGTGATTATAGCATAGGTGCAATTGCTTGAAATGATTACACAGACTAAATGCTAAAATCTGAGATAACTTGCAATATATTTCAATCTTAAGCTGAAACATCTACTAACAATGATCAGTTGAAGAAAATGGTAATCAACTATAGCAACAATCACTTTTTGGAGGTGTTAAAACCTCATGGAAAACAGGCAAAGTAAATATTCGTTCTGTTTACAATGGAATCTGACCATGAATATTTATTATAGTTACTAGAAAAATCAGATGGTGTCATTCTCTAGTAGTAAGTGTGATTCTTGTacaaaacaaacatgtgaaCAACAAATTAACTCAATTTGAATGCTACCTCCATCTGCTCATcagcaaagaaaaaaagcagCAATTTATAACAAGCTGTATTAACTATACAACTGAAAAACAACATTACCTCATCTAGCATACAGTCTTACCTGATAAGCAACCACCCCTGCATAAGCACCAAGAAAAATACTGGCAACCATGGAGCCTAACACTGCCCCAACAACAGCCAATGGCCAGAGTATGAGAGCAAGACCAGCAAAAGGTACACATATTGTCTCCAAGAAAGGGCCTTCACGACCTATAAGGTCATGAAACAAACGGTGCCACCCCTTAAAGAGCATGTAGATGCTTTTGCATAGAGCAATGAATGAGACTAATGGAAAATCAACAACTAATCCAAGAACTCCAGCAATTACTGCCCCAGGAAGATAAAGCAATCTGCAAGCAAGTTaacaccaaagaaaaaaaacaccttaataaaacaaaataagttcAGCATGAAAGAACTCCACAAAACTTAACTTCTGTATACAATGGAAACATGGGCACACTAATTCACATATCCAGATAAACTACCAAGATTAAGAACAAAAATATCAATCATCAGTGTCATGTTGTTATATTATGGGGAAGGAAAAGACTAGGTTTTTGTGAATAAAACATGATGACTGGGCTAATCATGACCATCAGAtaatttatactatttttttaaaaagcttgaCTAAAGCCTGTCCCATTAAATGATGCGCTTGTGGACAATCATACCATAAATATATCTGTTAACAACCCTTCTGCCAATCATATCTTGTACAGTCAATTAGTACTTCCCTTTGTGTAAATTCCACATGCTAGTAGTGTGTGTTAACTAGGATCAATTAACCAATGCATTGGACAATTCACCTTGTGTTAATGTCAATTAATTCCACCTACAGCATGAGATATAATTTCTCAAACTTGATTGTGGATGTTGACGTCAAGTCAAACATCTCTGAATTGCCAAAAGGATAGAATATAAGTTTTAACCATCAAGCATATTCTAGAGGCTGAAAAATGTCCTTTCTCCACAAATAATCTTTCAAAGATAATAAGCAGAAAATACTTCAAGAGACCTACAAATACAATTCATTTTCCAAGATTGAAAACATGGAgtttgaaacaaaaagaaatacaGGAAAGTATATTCTCACCTCTGATTACTCCATCCATCACGAAAATAAAGTTAACACATGGAAATTATAAATAGTTTAGCAAATGCAAATTGTAAGAACTTAAGAGCCCATGTTCATCATTACAATCCTTCATATTGTAATAAAGGATTTGTTTTCAATAATATAGTCTCTACTCTATTTTATGGTTTTATGAGCAGTAATATAAATGAAATAAGAAGCAAATGTAGACAGTAGACAGAGAGAAAACCTAATCTCAAAATATTTCACATCTGGAGGTCCTTTTAGACGTAGGTCATCCATAACTGAGAAGTAGGAATGGTAACAAACATCCCTAAAATCCCTGACAATAGTAAAGGACCCTTTAACAGTGTCCTTAGTTCCATCCTGCAAATACAGTAAAAGAAAGAATGTCTCTTGTGACAGGCAACATGAGAATAGAGAATTTTATAAA
This DNA window, taken from Quercus robur chromosome 2, dhQueRobu3.1, whole genome shotgun sequence, encodes the following:
- the LOC126714724 gene encoding uncharacterized membrane protein At3g27390 codes for the protein MEPPRGVLASVWNFICFLPFFNGLLILGVIKGIILCPVVCLIMTVGISAITIGLWPVHIAWTYYCVLRAKRLGPVLKLVLCISVLPVPLILWPVVGIVGSIIGGAAYGFFSPIFATFDAVGVGKTRKLYHCFYDGTKDTVKGSFTIVRDFRDVCYHSYFSVMDDLRLKGPPDVKYFEIRLLYLPGAVIAGVLGLVVDFPLVSFIALCKSIYMLFKGWHRLFHDLIGREGPFLETICVPFAGLALILWPLAVVGAVLGSMVASIFLGAYAGVVAYQESSFWFGLCYIVAALSIYDEYSNDVLDMPEGSIFPRPKYRHAQLQPTSRTPSISRPNSFRNPPSRTTSIKNPMTELKPLELLDSLFKECQRLAEIMLSEGLITLEDIEGAKSSRVISIGLPAYCFLQMLLRSAKANAVGLLLADEVTEVTSTNRPKDAVFDWFLNPLLILKDQIKAENLSEAEEDYFSKLVLLGGDPVRLKNSNIGSPPESERKRAELDALARRLQGIIKSISRYPTFRRRFEALVKTLSDNLVKKNDHSGSNNGPQTVPRSKSAFARMFSQQSFKYKTNNHSSDPESQTAVRNVEIL